In Herpetosiphonaceae bacterium, the genomic stretch GCCATTTTTGAGTACATGGAGGTGTTTTATCATCGACAGCGGCGGCATTCGGCACTTGGCTACCTGAGTCCCGCTGAATATGAAGCTCGCTCTAGCGAGCTACCAGCCCCAGCACAGGTAGCATAACCATGTGTCCAGCAACCTGGGTGAAGCGCACTACCGTCGTTCACTATGTGCGTGTTCAACCGAACAACGTCTGGCGGCTGCCTGCCGGGATGTGCGGATCGTTCCCGCATCCTGGTGTCTTCGCCGCTATTTCTTGACATAACAATGCTCCTTCATCGTGGGGGAACACATCGTGGCTCGGCTCGAAGATTTCGCACGTGGGATTGCGATTCGCGGGATCGTCC encodes the following:
- a CDS encoding IS3 family transposase — protein: AIFEYMEVFYHRQRRHSALGYLSPAEYEARSSELPAPAQVA